The proteins below are encoded in one region of Homo sapiens chromosome 2, GRCh38.p14 Primary Assembly:
- the ABCG5 gene encoding ATP-binding cassette sub-family G member 5 isoform X7, which translates to MCILGSSGSGKTTLLDAMSGRLGRAGTFLGEVYVNGRALRREQFQDCFSYVLQSDTLLSSLTVRETLHYTALLAIRRGNPGSFQKKVEAVMAELSLSHVADRLIGNYSLGGISTGERRRVSIAAQLLQDPMDLTSVDTQSKEREIETSKRVQMIESAYKKSAICHKTLKNIERMKHLKTLPMVPFKTKDSPGVFSKLGVLLRRVTRNLVRNKLAVITRLLQNLIMGLFLLFFVLRVRSNVLKGAIQDRVGLLYQFVGATPYTGMLNAVNLFPVLRAVSDQESQDGLYQKWQMMLAYALHVLPFSVVATMIFSSVCYWTLGLHPEVARFGYFSAALLAPHLIGEFLTLVLLGIVQNPNIVNSVVALLSIAGVLVGSGFLRNIQEMPIPFKIISYFTFQKYCSEILVVNEFYGLNFTCAPEGEY; encoded by the exons GCTCCGGGAAAACCACGCTGCTGGACGCCATGTCCGGGAGGCTGGGGCGCGCGGGGACCTTCCTGGGGGAGGTGTATGTGAACGGCCGGGCGCTGCGCCGGGAGCAGTTCCAGGACTGCTTCTCCTACGTCCTGCAG AGCGACACCCTGCTGAGCAGCCTCACCGTGCGCGAGACGCTGCACTACACCGCGCTGCTGGCCATCCGCCGCGGCAATCCCGGCTCCTTCCAGAAGAAG GTGGAGGCCGTCATGGCAGAGCTGAGTCTGAGCCATGTGGCAGACCGACTGATTGGCAACTACAGCTTGGGGGGCATTTCCACGGGTGAGCGGCGCCGGGTCTCCATCGCAGCCCAGCTGCTCCAGGATCCTA TGGACCTGACGTCAGTGGATACCCAAAGCAAGGAACGGGAAATAGAAACCTCCAAGAGAGTCCAGATGATAGAATCTGCCTACAAGAAATCAGCAATTTGTCATAAAACTTTGAAGAATATTGAAAGAATGAAACACCTGAAAACGTTACCAATGGTTCCTTTCAAAACCAAAGATTCTCCTGGAGTTTTCTCTAAACTGGGTGTTCTCCTGAG gAGAGTGACAAGAAACTTGGTGAGAAATAAGCTGGCAGTGATTACGCGTCTCCTTCAGAATCTGATCATGGGtttgttcctccttttcttcGTTCTGCGGGTCCGAAGCAATGTGCTAAAGGGTGCTATCCAGGACCGCGTAGGTCTCCTTTACCAGTTTGTGGGCGCCACCCCGTACACAGGCATGCTGAACGCTGTGAATCTGT TTCCCGTGCTGCGAGCTGTCAGCGACCAGGAGAGTCAGGACGGCCTCTACCAGAAGTGGCAGATGATGCTGGCCTATGCACTGCACGTCCTCCCCTTCAGCGTTGTTGCCACCATGATTTTCAGCAGTGTGTGCTACTG GACGCTGGGCTTACATCCTGAGGTTGCCCGATTTGGATATTTTTCTGCTGCTCTCTTGGCCCCCCACTTAATTGGTGAATTTCTAACTCTTGTGCTACTTGGTATCGTCCAAAATCCAAATATAGTCAACAGTGTAGTGGCTCTGCTGTCCATTGCGGGGGTGCTTGTTGGATCTGGATTCCTCAG aaacaTACAAGAAATGCCCAttccttttaaaatcatcagTTATTTTACATTCCAAAAATATTGCAGTGAGATTCTTGTAGTCAATGAGTTCTACGGACTGAATTTCACTTGTG CCCCCGAAGGTGAATACTGA
- the ABCG5 gene encoding ATP-binding cassette sub-family G member 5 isoform X9, whose translation MLDFFNDCGYPCPEHSNPFDFYMDLTSVDTQSKEREIETSKRVQMIESAYKKSAICHKTLKNIERMKHLKTLPMVPFKTKDSPGVFSKLGVLLRRVTRNLVRNKLAVITRLLQNLIMGLFLLFFVLRVRSNVLKGAIQDRVGLLYQFVGATPYTGMLNAVNLFPVLRAVSDQESQDGLYQKWQMMLAYALHVLPFSVVATMIFSSVCYWTLGLHPEVARFGYFSAALLAPHLIGEFLTLVLLGIVQNPNIVNSVVALLSIAGVLVGSGFLRNIQEMPIPFKIISYFTFQKYCSEILVVNEFYGLNFTCGSSNVSVTTNPMCAFTQGIQFIEKTCPGATSRFTMNFLILYSFIPALVILGIVVFKIRDHLISR comes from the exons ATGCTTGATTTCTTCAATGACTGCGGTTACCCTTGTCCTGAACATTCAAACCCTTTTGACTTCTATA TGGACCTGACGTCAGTGGATACCCAAAGCAAGGAACGGGAAATAGAAACCTCCAAGAGAGTCCAGATGATAGAATCTGCCTACAAGAAATCAGCAATTTGTCATAAAACTTTGAAGAATATTGAAAGAATGAAACACCTGAAAACGTTACCAATGGTTCCTTTCAAAACCAAAGATTCTCCTGGAGTTTTCTCTAAACTGGGTGTTCTCCTGAG gAGAGTGACAAGAAACTTGGTGAGAAATAAGCTGGCAGTGATTACGCGTCTCCTTCAGAATCTGATCATGGGtttgttcctccttttcttcGTTCTGCGGGTCCGAAGCAATGTGCTAAAGGGTGCTATCCAGGACCGCGTAGGTCTCCTTTACCAGTTTGTGGGCGCCACCCCGTACACAGGCATGCTGAACGCTGTGAATCTGT TTCCCGTGCTGCGAGCTGTCAGCGACCAGGAGAGTCAGGACGGCCTCTACCAGAAGTGGCAGATGATGCTGGCCTATGCACTGCACGTCCTCCCCTTCAGCGTTGTTGCCACCATGATTTTCAGCAGTGTGTGCTACTG GACGCTGGGCTTACATCCTGAGGTTGCCCGATTTGGATATTTTTCTGCTGCTCTCTTGGCCCCCCACTTAATTGGTGAATTTCTAACTCTTGTGCTACTTGGTATCGTCCAAAATCCAAATATAGTCAACAGTGTAGTGGCTCTGCTGTCCATTGCGGGGGTGCTTGTTGGATCTGGATTCCTCAG aaacaTACAAGAAATGCCCAttccttttaaaatcatcagTTATTTTACATTCCAAAAATATTGCAGTGAGATTCTTGTAGTCAATGAGTTCTACGGACTGAATTTCACTTGTG GCAGCTCAAATGTTTCTGTGACAACTAATCCAATGTGTGCCTTCACTCAAGGAATTCAATTCATTGAGAAAACCTGCCCAGGTGCAACATCTAGATTCACAATGAACTTTCtgattttgtattcatttattccagCTCTTGTCATCCTAGGAATAGTTGTTTTCAAAATAAGGGATCATCTCATTAGCAGGTAG
- the ABCG5 gene encoding ATP-binding cassette sub-family G member 5 isoform X3: MCILGSSGSGKTTLLDAMSGRLGRAGTFLGEVYVNGRALRREQFQDCFSYVLQSDTLLSSLTVRETLHYTALLAIRRGNPGSFQKKVEAVMAELSLSHVADRLIGNYSLGGISTGERRRVSIAAQLLQDPKVMLFDEPTTGLDCMTANQIVVLLVELARRNRIVVLTIHQPRSELFQLFDKIAILSFGELIFCGTPAEMLDFFNDCGYPCPEHSNPFDFYMDLTSVDTQSKEREIETSKRVQMIESAYKKSAICHKTLKNIERMKHLKTLPMVPFKTKDSPGVFSKLGVLLRRVTRNLVRNKLAVITRLLQNLIMGLFLLFFVLRVRSNVLKGAIQDRVGLLYQFVGATPYTGMLNAVNLFPVLRAVSDQESQDGLYQKWQMMLAYALHVLPFSVVATMIFSSVCYWTLGLHPEVARFGYFSAALLAPHLIGEFLTLVLLGIVQNPNIVNSVVALLSIAGVLVGSGFLRNIQEMPIPFKIISYFTFQKYCSEILVVNEFYGLNFTCGSSNVSVTTNPMCAFTQGIQFIEKTCPGATSRFTMNFLILYSFIPALVILGIVVFKIRDHLISR, encoded by the exons GCTCCGGGAAAACCACGCTGCTGGACGCCATGTCCGGGAGGCTGGGGCGCGCGGGGACCTTCCTGGGGGAGGTGTATGTGAACGGCCGGGCGCTGCGCCGGGAGCAGTTCCAGGACTGCTTCTCCTACGTCCTGCAG AGCGACACCCTGCTGAGCAGCCTCACCGTGCGCGAGACGCTGCACTACACCGCGCTGCTGGCCATCCGCCGCGGCAATCCCGGCTCCTTCCAGAAGAAG GTGGAGGCCGTCATGGCAGAGCTGAGTCTGAGCCATGTGGCAGACCGACTGATTGGCAACTACAGCTTGGGGGGCATTTCCACGGGTGAGCGGCGCCGGGTCTCCATCGCAGCCCAGCTGCTCCAGGATCCTA AGGTCATGCTGTTTGATGAGCCAACCACAGGCCTGGACTGCATGACTGCTAATCAGATTGTCGTCCTCCTGGTGGAACTGGCTCGCAGGAACCGAATTGTGGTTCTCACCATTCACCAGCCCCGTTCTGAGCTTTTTCAG CTCTTTGACAAAATTGCCATCCTGAGCTTCGGAGAGCTGATTTTCTGTGGCACGCCAGCGGAAATGCTTGATTTCTTCAATGACTGCGGTTACCCTTGTCCTGAACATTCAAACCCTTTTGACTTCTATA TGGACCTGACGTCAGTGGATACCCAAAGCAAGGAACGGGAAATAGAAACCTCCAAGAGAGTCCAGATGATAGAATCTGCCTACAAGAAATCAGCAATTTGTCATAAAACTTTGAAGAATATTGAAAGAATGAAACACCTGAAAACGTTACCAATGGTTCCTTTCAAAACCAAAGATTCTCCTGGAGTTTTCTCTAAACTGGGTGTTCTCCTGAG gAGAGTGACAAGAAACTTGGTGAGAAATAAGCTGGCAGTGATTACGCGTCTCCTTCAGAATCTGATCATGGGtttgttcctccttttcttcGTTCTGCGGGTCCGAAGCAATGTGCTAAAGGGTGCTATCCAGGACCGCGTAGGTCTCCTTTACCAGTTTGTGGGCGCCACCCCGTACACAGGCATGCTGAACGCTGTGAATCTGT TTCCCGTGCTGCGAGCTGTCAGCGACCAGGAGAGTCAGGACGGCCTCTACCAGAAGTGGCAGATGATGCTGGCCTATGCACTGCACGTCCTCCCCTTCAGCGTTGTTGCCACCATGATTTTCAGCAGTGTGTGCTACTG GACGCTGGGCTTACATCCTGAGGTTGCCCGATTTGGATATTTTTCTGCTGCTCTCTTGGCCCCCCACTTAATTGGTGAATTTCTAACTCTTGTGCTACTTGGTATCGTCCAAAATCCAAATATAGTCAACAGTGTAGTGGCTCTGCTGTCCATTGCGGGGGTGCTTGTTGGATCTGGATTCCTCAG aaacaTACAAGAAATGCCCAttccttttaaaatcatcagTTATTTTACATTCCAAAAATATTGCAGTGAGATTCTTGTAGTCAATGAGTTCTACGGACTGAATTTCACTTGTG GCAGCTCAAATGTTTCTGTGACAACTAATCCAATGTGTGCCTTCACTCAAGGAATTCAATTCATTGAGAAAACCTGCCCAGGTGCAACATCTAGATTCACAATGAACTTTCtgattttgtattcatttattccagCTCTTGTCATCCTAGGAATAGTTGTTTTCAAAATAAGGGATCATCTCATTAGCAGGTAG
- the ABCG5 gene encoding ATP-binding cassette sub-family G member 5 isoform X6 translates to MAELSLSHVADRLIGNYSLGGISTGERRRVSIAAQLLQDPKVMLFDEPTTGLDCMTANQIVVLLVELARRNRIVVLTIHQPRSELFQLFDKIAILSFGELIFCGTPAEMLDFFNDCGYPCPEHSNPFDFYMDLTSVDTQSKEREIETSKRVQMIESAYKKSAICHKTLKNIERMKHLKTLPMVPFKTKDSPGVFSKLGVLLRRVTRNLVRNKLAVITRLLQNLIMGLFLLFFVLRVRSNVLKGAIQDRVGLLYQFVGATPYTGMLNAVNLFPVLRAVSDQESQDGLYQKWQMMLAYALHVLPFSVVATMIFSSVCYWTLGLHPEVARFGYFSAALLAPHLIGEFLTLVLLGIVQNPNIVNSVVALLSIAGVLVGSGFLRNIQEMPIPFKIISYFTFQKYCSEILVVNEFYGLNFTCGSSNVSVTTNPMCAFTQGIQFIEKTCPGATSRFTMNFLILYSFIPALVILGIVVFKIRDHLISR, encoded by the exons ATGGCAGAGCTGAGTCTGAGCCATGTGGCAGACCGACTGATTGGCAACTACAGCTTGGGGGGCATTTCCACGGGTGAGCGGCGCCGGGTCTCCATCGCAGCCCAGCTGCTCCAGGATCCTA AGGTCATGCTGTTTGATGAGCCAACCACAGGCCTGGACTGCATGACTGCTAATCAGATTGTCGTCCTCCTGGTGGAACTGGCTCGCAGGAACCGAATTGTGGTTCTCACCATTCACCAGCCCCGTTCTGAGCTTTTTCAG CTCTTTGACAAAATTGCCATCCTGAGCTTCGGAGAGCTGATTTTCTGTGGCACGCCAGCGGAAATGCTTGATTTCTTCAATGACTGCGGTTACCCTTGTCCTGAACATTCAAACCCTTTTGACTTCTATA TGGACCTGACGTCAGTGGATACCCAAAGCAAGGAACGGGAAATAGAAACCTCCAAGAGAGTCCAGATGATAGAATCTGCCTACAAGAAATCAGCAATTTGTCATAAAACTTTGAAGAATATTGAAAGAATGAAACACCTGAAAACGTTACCAATGGTTCCTTTCAAAACCAAAGATTCTCCTGGAGTTTTCTCTAAACTGGGTGTTCTCCTGAG gAGAGTGACAAGAAACTTGGTGAGAAATAAGCTGGCAGTGATTACGCGTCTCCTTCAGAATCTGATCATGGGtttgttcctccttttcttcGTTCTGCGGGTCCGAAGCAATGTGCTAAAGGGTGCTATCCAGGACCGCGTAGGTCTCCTTTACCAGTTTGTGGGCGCCACCCCGTACACAGGCATGCTGAACGCTGTGAATCTGT TTCCCGTGCTGCGAGCTGTCAGCGACCAGGAGAGTCAGGACGGCCTCTACCAGAAGTGGCAGATGATGCTGGCCTATGCACTGCACGTCCTCCCCTTCAGCGTTGTTGCCACCATGATTTTCAGCAGTGTGTGCTACTG GACGCTGGGCTTACATCCTGAGGTTGCCCGATTTGGATATTTTTCTGCTGCTCTCTTGGCCCCCCACTTAATTGGTGAATTTCTAACTCTTGTGCTACTTGGTATCGTCCAAAATCCAAATATAGTCAACAGTGTAGTGGCTCTGCTGTCCATTGCGGGGGTGCTTGTTGGATCTGGATTCCTCAG aaacaTACAAGAAATGCCCAttccttttaaaatcatcagTTATTTTACATTCCAAAAATATTGCAGTGAGATTCTTGTAGTCAATGAGTTCTACGGACTGAATTTCACTTGTG GCAGCTCAAATGTTTCTGTGACAACTAATCCAATGTGTGCCTTCACTCAAGGAATTCAATTCATTGAGAAAACCTGCCCAGGTGCAACATCTAGATTCACAATGAACTTTCtgattttgtattcatttattccagCTCTTGTCATCCTAGGAATAGTTGTTTTCAAAATAAGGGATCATCTCATTAGCAGGTAG
- the ABCG5 gene encoding ATP-binding cassette sub-family G member 5 isoform X8, whose amino-acid sequence MCILGSSGSGKTTLLDAMSGRLGRAGTFLGEVYVNGRALRREQFQDCFSYVLQSDTLLSSLTVRETLHYTALLAIRRGNPGSFQKKVEAVMAELSLSHVADRLIGNYSLGGISTGERRRVSIAAQLLQDPMDLTSVDTQSKEREIETSKRVQMIESAYKKSAICHKTLKNIERMKHLKTLPMVPFKTKDSPGVFSKLGVLLRRVTRNLVRNKLAVITRLLQNLIMGLFLLFFVLRVRSNVLKGAIQDRVGLLYQFVGATPYTGMLNAVNLFPVLRAVSDQESQDGLYQKWQMMLAYALHVLPFSVVATMIFSSVCYWTLGLHPEVARFGYFSAALLAPHLIGEFLTLVLLGIVQNPNIVNSVVALLSIAGVLVGSGFLRQLKCFCDN is encoded by the exons GCTCCGGGAAAACCACGCTGCTGGACGCCATGTCCGGGAGGCTGGGGCGCGCGGGGACCTTCCTGGGGGAGGTGTATGTGAACGGCCGGGCGCTGCGCCGGGAGCAGTTCCAGGACTGCTTCTCCTACGTCCTGCAG AGCGACACCCTGCTGAGCAGCCTCACCGTGCGCGAGACGCTGCACTACACCGCGCTGCTGGCCATCCGCCGCGGCAATCCCGGCTCCTTCCAGAAGAAG GTGGAGGCCGTCATGGCAGAGCTGAGTCTGAGCCATGTGGCAGACCGACTGATTGGCAACTACAGCTTGGGGGGCATTTCCACGGGTGAGCGGCGCCGGGTCTCCATCGCAGCCCAGCTGCTCCAGGATCCTA TGGACCTGACGTCAGTGGATACCCAAAGCAAGGAACGGGAAATAGAAACCTCCAAGAGAGTCCAGATGATAGAATCTGCCTACAAGAAATCAGCAATTTGTCATAAAACTTTGAAGAATATTGAAAGAATGAAACACCTGAAAACGTTACCAATGGTTCCTTTCAAAACCAAAGATTCTCCTGGAGTTTTCTCTAAACTGGGTGTTCTCCTGAG gAGAGTGACAAGAAACTTGGTGAGAAATAAGCTGGCAGTGATTACGCGTCTCCTTCAGAATCTGATCATGGGtttgttcctccttttcttcGTTCTGCGGGTCCGAAGCAATGTGCTAAAGGGTGCTATCCAGGACCGCGTAGGTCTCCTTTACCAGTTTGTGGGCGCCACCCCGTACACAGGCATGCTGAACGCTGTGAATCTGT TTCCCGTGCTGCGAGCTGTCAGCGACCAGGAGAGTCAGGACGGCCTCTACCAGAAGTGGCAGATGATGCTGGCCTATGCACTGCACGTCCTCCCCTTCAGCGTTGTTGCCACCATGATTTTCAGCAGTGTGTGCTACTG GACGCTGGGCTTACATCCTGAGGTTGCCCGATTTGGATATTTTTCTGCTGCTCTCTTGGCCCCCCACTTAATTGGTGAATTTCTAACTCTTGTGCTACTTGGTATCGTCCAAAATCCAAATATAGTCAACAGTGTAGTGGCTCTGCTGTCCATTGCGGGGGTGCTTGTTGGATCTGGATTCCTCAG GCAGCTCAAATGTTTCTGTGACAACTAA